The following are encoded together in the Gasterosteus aculeatus chromosome 7, fGasAcu3.hap1.1, whole genome shotgun sequence genome:
- the defbl2 gene encoding beta-defensin-like 2, with amino-acid sequence MLYKCSISLSTTCVKAYWYPNMKGLSLVLLVLLLMLAVGEGHDPEMQYWTCGYRGLCRRFCYAQEYIVGHHGCPRRYRCCAVRSYHQHGPDVFSAA; translated from the exons ATGCTGTATAAATGCAGCATCAGCCTGTCAACAACATGTGTGAAAGCTTATTGGTACCCAAACATGAAGGGACTGAGCTTGGTTCTCCTTGTGCTTCTCCTGATGCTCGCAGTCGGGGAGG GGCATGATCCAGAGATGCAGTACTGGACATGTGGGTACAGAGGACTCTGCAGACGGTTCTGCTATGCTCAGGAGTACATTGTTGGTCATCACGGTTGCCCTCGACGATACAG GTGCTGTGCCGTGCGCTCTTATCACCAGCATGGGCCCGACGTCTTCAGCGCAGCCTGA
- the mepcea gene encoding 7SK snRNA methylphosphate capping enzyme encodes MSVDEDTVKTGSPHASSTSSLQLSECTGGYSNMSAMVEGTAATPDLAAACPVSGTEASPKHTGTTDALANSGDAGQGARGNENNINPRNSFNHSKPPQQQTKLAKRRYTANSSFKHPTSGKRRRRANSESDSVLPTNFLLGGNIFDPLNLNSLLDEDVNRALNAETPKSSPLPAKSRDPVEILIPRDITDPLNLNSGLADGSCMVSPFKSGGRKRHRNRHHGGGGGGGGGGGGGGAGGISAAQVSLSESGKSEVKTSTSLPLPGVLASCSALDVSKESSGFSSVTEDSHEPSAVNSASCKEEITTSASIEDSTSSTSGATNQHTSRRKRRRNSGKMDTPVTHSTPIGKPGCGDRAFATSGPRNSQSFHTPRSGSKTVPGGRQQPRNQAKEQQKTKFQYGNYNKYYGYRNPGASEDARVRVLRPEWFEGKDVLDLGCNSGHLTLYIAKMLRPARILGLDIDSGLVHAARKNIRHYLSELQTQEARHALQEKKGNKQGESGTGTGERHSDAKSSEENGKPAKGESGPAEAGKDNGSCHADEVGTQRQVVKTGETEQEDLDSPPADHSASCSFPVSLRISRGPIAAPPLTETATTRPGEFPSNVSFVKANYVLENDNLLVTQRPEYDVIMCLSVTKWVHLNWGDCGLKRLFQRVYRHLRPGGVFILEPQPWESYVRRKKLTDNIGRNFHSIRLKPDQFASYLTSEVGFTSYEYLGAPKCSIKGFQRPMYLFHK; translated from the exons ATGTCTGTTGATGAGGATACTGTAAAAACCGGCAGTCCACACGCCAGCTCCACTTCATCCCTGCAGCTCTCGGAATGCACCGGAGGTTACAGCAACATGTCCGCGATGGTGGAGGGCACCGCCGCCACCCCCGACCTGGCGGCTGCTTGTCCAGTCTCGGGCACCGAAGCCTCGCCAAAACACACCGGCACGACTGACGCGCTCGCCAACTCGGGCGACGCGGGACAGGGAGCCAGGGGGAACGAGAATAACATCAATCCCAGGAACAGCTTCAATCATTCCAAGCCGCCACAACAACAAACGAAGCTCGCCAAGCGCCGCTACACGGCAAACTCTAGCTTCAAGCATCCGACGTCCGGCAAGAGGAGGCGAAGGGCAAACTCCGAGAGCGACTCCGTTCTGCCTACCAACTTCCTCCTGGGCGGGAACATATTTGACCCGCTGAATCTCAACAGCCTGCTGGACGAGGATGTCAATCGGGCGCTCAACGCGGAGACGCCCAAATCGTCCCCGCTGCcggcgaagagtcgagaccccGTGGAGATCCTCATCCCCAGAGACATCACCGATCCACTGAACCTTAACAGCGGGTTAGCGGACGGTAGCTGCATGGTGTCCCCCTTCAAGAGCGGCGGTAGGAAGAGACACCGCAACAGACACCACGGCggcggaggtggtggtggaggaggaggaggaggaggaggtgctggtggGATTTCAGCTGCACAGGTAAGCCTCTCAGAATCAGGAAAAAGTGAGgttaaaactagcacctccctCCCGCTTCCAGGGGTTTTAGCCTCATGCTCTGCACTAGATGTCTCCAAAGAGTCCAGCGGTTTTTCCAGTGTCACAGAGGATTCCCACGAGCCATCAGCTGTCAACTCAGCCAGCTGCAAGGAGGAGATAACGACATCTGCATCCATAGAGGATTCCACCTCCTCCACATCAGGGGCAACAAACCAGCATACAAGCAGGCGCAAGCGGAGGCGCAACTCCGGTAAAATGGACACCCCCGTGACCCATTCTACGCCCATTGGGAAGCCCGGATGCGGGGACAGGGCTTTCGCTACGTCGGGGCCGAGGAATTCCCAGTCCTTCCACACACCCAGAAGTGGTTCCAAAACCGTGCCGGGAGGTCGCCAGCAGCCCCGCAACCAGGcgaaggagcagcagaagacAAAATTTCAGTATGGGAACTACAACAAGTATTACGGCTACCGCAACCCAGGCGCCAGCGAAGACGCGCGCGTGCGAGTGCTTCGTCCGGAGTGGTTTGAAGGTAAAGACGTTCTGGACCTGGGCTGCAACTCGGGCCACCTGACGCTCTATATTGCCAAAATGCTAAGACCGGCCCGCATATTGGGGCTGGATATTGACAGTGGTCTGGTACACGCAGCTCGTAAGAACATCCGACACTATCTGTCCGAGCTGCAGACCCAAGAGGCCCGGCATGCACTGCAAGAGAAAAAGGGCAACAAGCAGGGGGAGAGCGGGACGGGCACAGGGGAGAGGCACAGTGACGCCAAGAGCAGCGAAGAAAACGGGAAACCAGCGAAAGGAGAAAGTGGCCCTGCGGAGGCTGGAAAGGACAACGGCTCCTGCCACGCGGACGAGGTGGGGACCCAGAGGCAGGTGGTCAAAACCGGGGAAACGGAGCAGGAAGATTTAGATTCACCCCCCGCTGATCACTCTGCTAGCTGCTCTTTTCCGGTGTCCCTGCGGATCTCCAGGGGTCCCATCGCCGCACCGCCACTCACGGAAACAGCCACCACACGGCCCGGAGAGTTCCCCTCCAACGTGTCCTTCGTCAAG GCCAACTATGTTCTGGAGAACGACAACCTGCTCGTGACTCAGCGGCCGGAGTACGACGTGATCATGTGCCTGAGCGTCACCAAATGGGTTCACCTCAACTGGGGGGACTGCGGCCTCAAGCGGCTCTTCCAGAGGGTCTATAGACATCTCCGTCCCGGAGGCGTGTTCATCCTCGAGCCCCAGCCCTGGGAGTCCTACGTCAGGAGAAAGAAGCTGACG GATAATATTGGCAGGAATTTTCACAGCATCCGCCTGAAACCTGACCAGTTTGCATCGTACCTTACGTCAGAGGTGGGCTTCACCAGTTACGAGTACCTTGGGGCCCCCAAGTGTTCGATTAAAG GTTTTCAGAGGCCAATGTACTTGTTTCACAAATGA